DNA from Arthrobacter sp. PvP023:
GACAGGCTGGTTGAACCCCTGCTGCGGCTCCGGAGCGTGCACGGGCACGGCCTGGGGCGGCCTTGCGGCCGCACCCGCAACAGGCGAGGAGACCTGCTGCACGGGGGGCAGGTCCAGCGGCGCGAAACTATAGGGGCCCTGGATTCCCCCGGTGGTCAGGGGGTTCCGGCCGGCGTTGACATCAAACATGAGGGTCTTGGCTGCGGTATCGTGCCAGCCCCTGAGCTTGCCGTTCTTGTCCCAGGAGTTGGACACCACCACGATGAAGGCCCACGCGACACCCAGCAGGGCCAGGGGTGCGAGGATCCACAGGGCCGCCTCGAACCACTTGAAAATCACCACGATCACAGCTGCCACAACCGTCAGGAGGATCCCTGCCCCGGTGATGAGGCCGCGCAGGAACAGGGCGCCGGCACCCGGGGCGTAGCCGTCCTGGTCCGTGCTGCGGATTCCCATCAGCCGGTTGCCGATCGTCGTGCCGGAGCGGCCCTCAATTCCGAGCAGCACCAGGATATAAACCACGGTGATGCCGACGGCGATGCCGCCCAGCAGGACCAGCATCCCCGTGTCGTAGATGATGAAGCCGCCGCTCTGGGTGCGGGTGATGCTGGCGAATCCCACGGTGAACATCACGACGAGAAGCACGGCCGGTCCCACCCAGTCGAGCACCGCGGCGCCCAGGCGTCGTCCGGCCGCCGCAGGAACCACGTCCAGCTTGCCACCCATTCCGGTACCTCCCCCTTGTACGTGCCCGCCATGTGCCTGGGCTGTTTGTCCATAGGCGCCGGCTCCGACGCCTATGGCACCGGGCCCGGCCGCTTCCGTCCGGGCCTGC
Protein-coding regions in this window:
- a CDS encoding RDD family protein, with amino-acid sequence MTHDAERCQRCQQLIRPGATFCPACGAPLSNRAARNDRNIDHSQRELMERAAAHGSPIPGSIPVVQARTEAAGPGAIGVGAGAYGQTAQAHGGHVQGGGTGMGGKLDVVPAAAGRRLGAAVLDWVGPAVLLVVMFTVGFASITRTQSGGFIIYDTGMLVLLGGIAVGITVVYILVLLGIEGRSGTTIGNRLMGIRSTDQDGYAPGAGALFLRGLITGAGILLTVVAAVIVVIFKWFEAALWILAPLALLGVAWAFIVVVSNSWDKNGKLRGWHDTAAKTLMFDVNAGRNPLTTGGIQGPYSFAPLDLPPVQQVSSPVAGAAARPPQAVPVHAPEPQQGFNQPVAIPQPPLNPNQWQPPAVPQPLAGPAASAPAPSAAPAPVRAQPAPEPVPTRTLPDPAVQNPSVQMPSQGWALHPDDDHDRTQMRGQTVPAPVAVLRIRLDDGRDFELDQSVLIGRNPGGLPGEHVAQLLAVADPGRSISKTHLHLRADNGGVWVTDRNSTNGSAVTTPDGIRTVLQAGEPAYVRPGSTVHFGDRTFHLGQA